The genomic DNA AATGGAATGCGTTTGTTGAGAAATCTCGACAAGCAACATTTCTCTTTAATCGTTCTTACATGGATTATCATGCAGATCGTTTTCATGATGCTTCGCTGATGATTTATCGTAAGAGACAACTCTATGCACTCTTGCCAGCTAATCGTTTAGACGACACACTTTACTCTCATCAAGGATTAACTTATGGCGGACTTTTAACAAAGAAACAAGCTACCGCTGCTGAGATAAGCGAGATGCTGATAAGGATTAATGCATATCTTTACCACTCAGGTATACAAAGGGTTATATATAAACCTACTCCGTGGATTTATCATTGCTATCCAGCCGAAGAAGACCTCTATGCTCTTTTCAATGTATGTCATGCCCACTTAATTGCTCGTGACATATCAAGTACTATTCCTTTCGATTCACGTATGAAGTTTACGGAGAGTCGTCGAAGTGGAATTAGAAAGGCTACACGTGCCGGTGTAACAGTTCGCGAAAGCAAAGACATTGCTGCCTTTTGGCATATTCTCAATGACAATCTTACCAATAAGTATGGCGCTCACCCTGTACACTCGCTTGAAGAATTAGAACTCCTCCATGGTCGTTTCCCTAAGTCCATCCGACTTTTCATGGCATACAACGACAAAGGTATAGCAATTGGAGGTACAGTGGTTTATGAGATGCCACAAGTTGTACATACACAGTATATCTCCGCATCTAAAGAAGGTAAGGAGAGTGGAGCACTCGACCTCCTCTTTGATTATATCATCAATGATATTTACGCCAAACATAAAGGATTCTTTGACTTTGGTAAAAGCACAGAAGAGCAAGGAAAGTTTCTTAATACTTCTCTTATTTTCCAGAAAGAAGGCTTTGGAGGACGTGGGGTTTGCTACGACTGCTATGAGTGGGAGACAAGTTCTATAATTGAATAATGCAAGAAGGTTCGCAACAATCAGTACACCTTATAAAAAGATTAACATGATTAATTATCTTTCACTTCAAAAGATAACAGCATTACACGAAACAGAGATTACAACTGCCGTTAATCAGGTACTACATTCTGGATGGTATCTACAGGGAGAACATGTATCATCATTTGAAAAGAATTATGCACAATACATTGGTACTAAATACTGCATAACCTGTGGAAACGGACTTGATGCGCTTTGCCTTATACTGCGCGCCTATACCGAATTAGGAATACTAAAAGAGGGAGATGAAGTCATTGTACCAGCCAACACTTATATAGCTACGATCCTTTCTATCACAGAGAATCGCCTCACTCCAATACTTATCGAACCAGACATCAACACTTTAGAAATTGATGGGCAACAGATTGAACAAGCTATCACACCTCGTACACGTGCTATCATGCTTGTACATCTCTATGGGCGATGCGCCTATACGCCATTTATCGGCGATATTTGCAAACGTCATAACCTCTTATTATTTGAAGATAACGCACAGGCGCATGGATGTTTTTTTGGTAAAAAACGTACAGGGAGTCTTGGAAATGCTGCAGCACATAGCTTTTATCCTGGTAAAAATCTCGGAGCATTAGGAGATGCTGGGGCTGTAACAACCGACAACGAACAATTGGCACAGACTATCCGTTGCCTTGCAAACTATGGTTCTGCCCGTAAATATGAGTTTACTTTCAAGGGAAGAAACAGCCGTATGGACGAGATACAAGCTGCTGTATTGAATGTGAAACTACCCTATCTTGATAAGGAAAATCAACGTAGAAAACAAATAGCAAAGGCTTATTTTGAGGGTATTAACAACCCAAATATTACACTTATAAAGAATAATGATAGGGACAATGTTTATCATATCTTTCCCATTCTCTGTCCATCTCGCAATCGCTTACAACAATATCTAAAAGATAATGGAGTTGAAACAAAGATTCACTACCCCATCCCACCACATCAGCAGAAAGCTTATAAAGAATGGGAAAAAATACACTATCCTATCACGGAGCTCATTCACCAG from Prevotella melaninogenica includes the following:
- a CDS encoding GNAT family N-acetyltransferase, which encodes MFEVKQYSQEQAREWNAFVEKSRQATFLFNRSYMDYHADRFHDASLMIYRKRQLYALLPANRLDDTLYSHQGLTYGGLLTKKQATAAEISEMLIRINAYLYHSGIQRVIYKPTPWIYHCYPAEEDLYALFNVCHAHLIARDISSTIPFDSRMKFTESRRSGIRKATRAGVTVRESKDIAAFWHILNDNLTNKYGAHPVHSLEELELLHGRFPKSIRLFMAYNDKGIAIGGTVVYEMPQVVHTQYISASKEGKESGALDLLFDYIINDIYAKHKGFFDFGKSTEEQGKFLNTSLIFQKEGFGGRGVCYDCYEWETSSIIE
- a CDS encoding DegT/DnrJ/EryC1/StrS family aminotransferase; amino-acid sequence: MINYLSLQKITALHETEITTAVNQVLHSGWYLQGEHVSSFEKNYAQYIGTKYCITCGNGLDALCLILRAYTELGILKEGDEVIVPANTYIATILSITENRLTPILIEPDINTLEIDGQQIEQAITPRTRAIMLVHLYGRCAYTPFIGDICKRHNLLLFEDNAQAHGCFFGKKRTGSLGNAAAHSFYPGKNLGALGDAGAVTTDNEQLAQTIRCLANYGSARKYEFTFKGRNSRMDEIQAAVLNVKLPYLDKENQRRKQIAKAYFEGINNPNITLIKNNDRDNVYHIFPILCPSRNRLQQYLKDNGVETKIHYPIPPHQQKAYKEWEKIHYPITELIHQQELSLPCNPAMTDEEVYQVTNCINKYQ